A single Ischnura elegans chromosome 13 unlocalized genomic scaffold, ioIscEleg1.1 SUPER_13_unloc_4, whole genome shotgun sequence DNA region contains:
- the LOC124173172 gene encoding uncharacterized protein LOC124173172, whose protein sequence is MASNISASGAEQFVEERLLNGLFTGPLLQHKELLNMLEDVDVRYMRQKTLLHVGVGLGKTDWVEELLARGADTDITDDSQQNALSSAEEMVRQFPDDVERSKVLQLVTLVHKRDQVILHRLEASSSRSTDHATPVASPECDVASLKSSVDSLRREMKSLVRQLSSSLEELKAQVCGHDTPLRCLEEPVASTAEDVTSIKFGFSGEASLSQPTSDPARARQECVDAMMQKTRIVYGSGVDEMRKMYERLYDGDECTACIIKFLSGDDRVKVMVDSDSYYIGGMKEKFVDLDGTQRNGSKWEAFCDFESETVYLGAKDCSGIREEFVFAELGCALSQLSLKLVFDNEGRPHSRRDVEGELEWMRALEELEEKMKRGEVLDDDIKVALDGKTLKAKVCWLAAAVPWIIAYYGSTDGRARLLKNYPLLLSLYSNNVMGTLLASAKR, encoded by the exons atggcAAGCAACATTTCTGCTAGCGGCGCtgagcaatttgttgaggagaggcttTTAAATGGATTGTTTACTGGTCCATTGCTTCAGCATAAAGAGCTGTTGAACATGTTGGAAGATGTTGATGTTCGGTACATGCggcaaaaaacacttttgcatGTTGGTGTGGGACTTGGAAAAACTGACTGGGTGGAGGAACTATTGGCGAGAGGGGCCGACACAGACATTACAGATGACagtcaacagaatgcattgtcttcggctgaggagatggtgcggcagttccctgaCGATGTAGAACGCTCAAAAGTGCTGCAGTTGGTGACGTTGGTTCACAAGAGGGACCAAGTTATTTTGCATCGTCTGGAAGCATCTTCGAGTAGGAGCACTGATCATGCAACACCCgtggctagcccagaatgtgatgttgcatctctcaagtcctccgtggactcattgaggcgagagatgaaatctcttgtgcgacagctgagctcatcGTTGGAGGAACTCAAGGCGCAAGTGTGTGGCCATGACACACCGTTGCGTTGTCTGGAAGAGCCCGTGGCATCAACAGCGGAGGATGTAACGTCGATCAAGTTTGGATTTAGTGGGGAGGCATCTTTAAGTCAACCTACATCCGATCCGGCCAGAGCAAGGCAGGAGTGCGTGGATGCCATGATGCAAAAGACGCGGATAGTGTATGGAAGTGGAGTTGATGAAATGCGTAAGAtgtatgagagactgtatgatggaGATGAGTGTACTGCgtgtattattaagtttttaagtggGGATGATCGGGTGAAGGTGATGGTGGACAGTGATTCTTATTACATTGGAGGGATGAAGGAGAAATTTGTGGATTTGGATGGGACACAGAGGAATGGGAGTAAATGGGaagcattttgtgattttgagagtgagactGTATATTTGGGTGCAAAGGATTGTTCTGGTATTAGAGAGGAATTCGTATTTGCTGAGTTAGGTTGTGCCCTCTCACAATTATCACTGAAGttagtttttgataatgaggggAGGCCACATAGCAGGAGAGATGTTGAAGGCGAGCTTGAGTGGATGAGGGCTCTAGAGGAGTTggaggagaaaatgaagaggGGAGAGGTATTAGATGATGATATCAAAGTTGCATTGGATGGGAAGACACTGAAGGCAAAGGTATGTTGGCTGGCTGCAGCTGTCCCTTGGATTATCGCTTATTATGGATCCACAGATGGAAGAGCTAGACTGCTGAAGAATtaccctctcctcctctctctctattctaACAATGTGATGGGAACACTTCTAGCCAGTGCAAAG agatga